From a single Papaver somniferum cultivar HN1 unplaced genomic scaffold, ASM357369v1 unplaced-scaffold_19, whole genome shotgun sequence genomic region:
- the LOC113338720 gene encoding histone H2A.1-like: MARMRRRKKAVTKSAKAGLQFPVGRITRFLKIGRYSRRLGSGAPVYMAAVLEYLAAEVLELAGNAARDKKSRIIPRHLCLAIRNDEELGKLLAGVTIAGGGVLPKINPVLLPKKSGKAEADIQKFPGKTVASKNPKK; this comes from the exons ATGGCAAGGatgaggagaagaaagaaagccGTAACAAAATCTGCTAAAGCTGGACTACAATTCCCAGTTGGAAGAATCACTCGTTTCTTGAAGATAGGTCGTTACTCTCGACGTCTTGGTTCTGGTGCTCCCGTTTACATGGCTGCTGTTCTTGAATATCTCGCTGCTGAG GTATTGGAATTGGCGGGAAATGCTGCAAGAGACAAGAAATCGAGAATCATACCAAGACATTTGTGCTTAGCAATAAGGAATGATGAAGAATTAGGGAAATTACTTGCTGGTGTTACAATTGCTGGTGGTGGTGTTCTTCCTAAGATTAACCCTGTTTTGTTACCGAAGAAGAGCGGAAAGGCCGAGGCAGATATTCAAAAATTTCCAGGAAAAACTGTTGCTTCTAAAAATCCAAAGAAGTAA